In Candidatus Latescibacterota bacterium, the genomic stretch TTTGGGAAATCTCTTGATGGATATGAGGCAGACAGCTGGTCGATGTGGAAGCATAGTATGGGGACGGCGGTAGCCGCAAAATATATCAACGCTTTCATCAAGGACGGGGATTATTCTGATGTCGTGTATACAGCAGGAATCATGCATGATATAGGGAAAGTAGTCATCTCGGATTTTTTATCCGGCAAGCCCGGAGAGATCAAGTTGATTCTTGAGGAGTCCGGCCAGAAAGATTTTCTGTACGGAGAGAGAGAGGTCCTGGGGACCGATCATTGTGAGGTCGGTGGCCTTCTGGGCGAGAAGTGGAATTTCCCTGAGTCGATAATATCGGTGTTGCGTTATCACCACCATCCTGCTGAATCACCGGAACAGTGGAAACCTCTGGTCCATATCGTCCAGCTTGCCGATGCGGTGGCGATGATGTGTGGGGCGTCGACGGGGAACGACTGCCTTCAGTACGAGATCGACAAGGGACACATGAACTATCTCGACATCTCCGAACAGGACATGGAAAAGATCATGAGGACCACAGAAACCGAAGTGGAGACCCTCATGGGACTCATGTCCGACGACACAGAGTATAAACAGGATCAAAAGGACGATCCCAGCTGACCTGCCTGTGATATTACTCCAGCGTTCCGATCTCTTTTTCGACTTCCTCAAGGATCTCACAGGACTTTACAAGTTCTTTCATCGCTGTATGATCGGGGTAGAGAGGCCTGTCGATATCGAGGAACTCGACGTGGCGGCGAACCACTTCTTTTGCCTTTGCCACACCCTTGCCGAAATTGAACTCTCGGAAATCAAGAGCCTGCGCCGCAGCCATGAACTCGATGCCCAGAACGCCGAATGCGTTGTCGAGGATCTGGAAGTTCTTGATGGCGGTGTTCATTCCCATCGAGACGAAATCTTCCTGGTCGGCGGCTGCCGGTATCGACTGTATTGATGCCGGGGCCGACAGGATCCGCTGCTCCACGATCTGCATGTCAGCCGTGTACTGGCTCAGCATAAGGCCGGAGAACATTCCTGCGCCTTTGGTAAGAAAAGCAGGAAGGCCTACGCTGAGAGCCGGATTGTTCAGCCTGTTCATTCTTCTTTCAGACATGACACTGACCATCGTGATCGCTGCTCCGATCATATCCATAGGCAGGGAGACCGGAGTTCCCTGGAAGTTCGCGCCCGAAAGGTGGATATTTTCCTCGGGGAAGAATATCGGGTTGTCGCCAACGCCGTTCAGCTCGATCTCGACCTGTGACCTCGCATAGGCGAGGGCGTCGTGGACCGCGCCTATGACCTGTGGAGTCGACCGCATCGAGTATGCGTCCTGGACCTTGCATTTGATCTTGCCTTCCACAAGGTCTCCGCCTGTGACCAGTTTTCTGATGGCGGCGGCCGATCTCTGGGCGCCCTTGAATCCACGGATCTTGTGAAGCTGCGGGCTGTACGGTTTCATGTTGGCCTTGAGAGCCTCCAGCGACATCGAGGCAGCTATTTCAGCCTGCTTCAGCCATCTGTTCGAGTCGTAAATCATGATTGCGCTCATCGCCGTCAACAGGTTTGAACCGTTGATCGTCGCAAGTCCGTCTCTTGCGAGGAGACCGGGGATCGGTATTCCCGCCCTGTCCAGAGCTTCCTTGCCGGCAAGCAGTTCGCCCTTGTAAAAGGCTTTACCCTCGCCCATCATGAGCAGGGCGATCTGTGACATCGGAGCCAGGTCCCCGGATGCACCGACCGAGCCTTTCTGGCATACAAAGGGAGTGACTCCCTTGTTCAGCATGTCGATCAAAGTCTGTGTTATCACCGGACGGTTGCCGGAATTGCCGTGGGCGTGGACGTTGGCGCGGGATACCATCGCCCCGCGGACGTATTCTTCAGGGGCAGGATCGCCTATGCCTGCCGCGTGGTTGTATATGAGGTATTTCTGGAAATCCTTGATCTGGTCGTCGTCGAGGACGACTTCGGAGAACTCACCGATCCCGGTGTTGACACCGTACATGATCACGTTCGCTTCTATCTTCTCCTCAAGCATCGTCCGGCATTTTTTGATTCGCTCGACCGCTTCAGGCGCGAGCTCGACTTTCTCGTGATGCCTTGCTACTTTGACAAGCTTTTCAATCGTCAGTCCGGATCCGTCAAGGATGATCGCCACAGTGAACCCCCTGGTAAAGATATCATCTTTTCATGCCACACTTCAAATCAGCTTATACGGCCATGACCCTGCAGTCCCGGGCCTGTTTTGACAATGATCATGACCGACCCTTCGACTTTTCTATATATCATTTCATCATGATTAAGGCAAGACTCAAAACTGAGGTCGCCCAAGCCTGGCAGGGACACGAATCAAAACATTCAGAAGGCCTTGATCAAAGAGAAGACCAGCAGGATAATCGCGAAGATGTTGATGATAGTCGCTGTCCTGCATATAGACTCGGTCTTCCGCCCGGAAGGGTCGATGAGGTTGAGGATTCGGGGAGCCTTGAGGAAGTTGGAGAGGCCGAGGAGCAGGAATGACGTTGCCCAGAGGGGTATCCCGGCGATGACCAGCATCTTCCGGAACATCGCTATGATACCGAGGAGTGAAAAGACGATTCCCCAGAAGAAATATCCTCCACTTTTTTCTGTCGGCTGGTCCTGTTTGTTTTCTGCGTCCATCCCACAAGATATTGTTTCAGGGCTGGCAAATCAATCGCATTCCGATTGCATCACATTCCGGTTGCACCTTATTCAAGGCGCAGCGAGTTGCCAGGTTCCTCGCATATACGGTAGAAATTGCAGAATCGGCATCTGGATGACACACTCTTCGGAAATGTATCAATCCCTTTTGCCTCATTTCTCTGTATATCTTCATCCACGAGGACTTCCGAGAGTTTCTTTATTCCCGCACGGATATGGTCCCGGAAGATGTCGATATTGTCGTCGTCTATCCTGTGCAGGATCTCATGGCCTCCATCGAGGAGATTGACTTCGTGGAGCCGAATAGATTCCAGTGGTTCCCTCATGACAGCCGAGGCATAATATCCATATACGCCGAGTTGTACGCCTGTCCTTGCTTTATGGTCGTTGGTCGATCTGCCCACGGTGCTGAACGTTTTCCAGTCTACGATATCGAAGGTGCCGTCGAGTCCCCTGTAGATAAAATCAGTCTTGGCGAACACCCGGGCGCCGTCGAAATCGAATACCTGGGCGAACTCCGCAAGATCGATGTTTTCGATTATCCAGTATCGCGAGTCGGTCTTTGCGATCTCCTGCAGGATCGGACTTTCCAGCAGTCCTCTGATTCCTTCCCGGCATTCCTCTATCGTCTTTTCGATCTTTTCGTCCGGGATGGGTCGGTCATACTCGTGCTCGAACAGTGCCAGCCAGTCTATGTTCAGATGATCGCCGCGTTTTTTAGGCTCTGTGAGATAAGCCCTGGAGGATGAGAATCTCATCTGGCTGTGAAAACGCTTCTCAATATAATCAGTGACATCGCCGGACTCCGGGATCGTTCCCTTTTTCCTCAGTGAGGCGAGTACTTTTGTCGCTACATAGTGTACTAGCTGGCCACGCCATAGCGGGAGGGACATCAGCCGTTTCAGTTTGAATGCTTCGCGGCAGATAGAGGAAGAGGAGGCGTACCAGCCTCCCCAACTCAGATAATAATGAAAGTAATAACTCCGAAGACAGGTCTCGAAAAGCGATTCTCTCGATATCGACCAACCAAACCTGTTATTTATAGCCATAATCTCTTAATGCTCCGGTCGATGCTGTCCAGAATCTGATCCAGGCAGGATCTGACCATT encodes the following:
- a CDS encoding HDOD domain-containing protein, which gives rise to MTVIDLSRVIGSINQIPPLPAAATRLISTVSNPDHALGDVIRIVENDSTITAYVLKVANSAFSAQREYVSSVKDAILLLGENMVISAALRVCASGLFGKSLDGYEADSWSMWKHSMGTAVAAKYINAFIKDGDYSDVVYTAGIMHDIGKVVISDFLSGKPGEIKLILEESGQKDFLYGEREVLGTDHCEVGGLLGEKWNFPESIISVLRYHHHPAESPEQWKPLVHIVQLADAVAMMCGASTGNDCLQYEIDKGHMNYLDISEQDMEKIMRTTETEVETLMGLMSDDTEYKQDQKDDPS
- a CDS encoding PD-(D/E)XK nuclease family protein → MAINNRFGWSISRESLFETCLRSYYFHYYLSWGGWYASSSSICREAFKLKRLMSLPLWRGQLVHYVATKVLASLRKKGTIPESGDVTDYIEKRFHSQMRFSSSRAYLTEPKKRGDHLNIDWLALFEHEYDRPIPDEKIEKTIEECREGIRGLLESPILQEIAKTDSRYWIIENIDLAEFAQVFDFDGARVFAKTDFIYRGLDGTFDIVDWKTFSTVGRSTNDHKARTGVQLGVYGYYASAVMREPLESIRLHEVNLLDGGHEILHRIDDDNIDIFRDHIRAGIKKLSEVLVDEDIQRNEAKGIDTFPKSVSSRCRFCNFYRICEEPGNSLRLE
- a CDS encoding aromatic amino acid ammonia-lyase yields the protein MAIILDGSGLTIEKLVKVARHHEKVELAPEAVERIKKCRTMLEEKIEANVIMYGVNTGIGEFSEVVLDDDQIKDFQKYLIYNHAAGIGDPAPEEYVRGAMVSRANVHAHGNSGNRPVITQTLIDMLNKGVTPFVCQKGSVGASGDLAPMSQIALLMMGEGKAFYKGELLAGKEALDRAGIPIPGLLARDGLATINGSNLLTAMSAIMIYDSNRWLKQAEIAASMSLEALKANMKPYSPQLHKIRGFKGAQRSAAAIRKLVTGGDLVEGKIKCKVQDAYSMRSTPQVIGAVHDALAYARSQVEIELNGVGDNPIFFPEENIHLSGANFQGTPVSLPMDMIGAAITMVSVMSERRMNRLNNPALSVGLPAFLTKGAGMFSGLMLSQYTADMQIVEQRILSAPASIQSIPAAADQEDFVSMGMNTAIKNFQILDNAFGVLGIEFMAAAQALDFREFNFGKGVAKAKEVVRRHVEFLDIDRPLYPDHTAMKELVKSCEILEEVEKEIGTLE